The Candidatus Brocadiaceae bacterium genome has a segment encoding these proteins:
- a CDS encoding phosphotransferase: protein MTRHPEDGLIETVLADYDLGTLQAVQDHGGTAAANRRLQTTRGLWLLRTRGARTSTPEAVAFDHALRRHLVRHGVPTAAPVARRDGETCTRLGGRVFEVYPLLPGRSCARADDDQLRSAARALADFHRAAASFPLADDAPPVAQYATVGVPDALRRPEDPFLLGRAYDELLAGAAGALAEEAECCRLWLERLREEFGDGRYYRLPQVLTHGDYTLANLLFDGHGEVSGVFDFDWARPAARVRDLADGMYFIGAVRRTPLDPADIRSLTDASDFRVDRCVLWLSSYSGRAPLEAAEVHALPLAFAARWLSVRIEGTAKVPPPERVHFSLRDLPRPLLWLARHWAEVAATLGCRPHTG, encoded by the coding sequence ATGACACGACACCCGGAAGACGGACTGATCGAGACCGTCCTGGCGGACTACGACCTGGGGACGCTGCAGGCGGTGCAGGACCACGGCGGCACGGCCGCCGCCAACCGACGCCTGCAGACGACCCGCGGCCTCTGGCTGCTGCGCACGCGCGGCGCCCGCACGTCGACGCCGGAGGCCGTCGCCTTCGACCACGCCCTGCGCCGCCACCTCGTCCGGCACGGCGTGCCGACGGCGGCGCCCGTCGCCCGCCGCGACGGAGAGACCTGCACCCGCCTCGGCGGCCGCGTCTTCGAGGTCTACCCCCTGCTGCCCGGCCGGAGCTGCGCCCGCGCGGATGACGACCAGCTGCGCTCGGCCGCCCGGGCACTGGCGGACTTCCACCGGGCCGCCGCCTCGTTCCCCCTGGCCGACGACGCGCCGCCGGTGGCCCAGTATGCCACCGTGGGCGTTCCGGACGCGCTCCGGCGCCCGGAAGACCCCTTCCTGCTCGGACGCGCCTACGACGAACTGCTTGCGGGCGCAGCCGGCGCGCTCGCCGAAGAGGCGGAATGCTGCCGCCTCTGGCTGGAGCGTCTGAGAGAGGAGTTCGGAGACGGACGCTACTACAGACTCCCGCAGGTTCTGACGCACGGGGACTACACCCTGGCCAATCTCCTGTTCGACGGGCACGGCGAGGTGAGCGGCGTCTTCGACTTCGACTGGGCGCGCCCGGCGGCCCGCGTGCGGGACCTGGCCGACGGCATGTACTTCATCGGCGCGGTCCGCCGCACGCCGCTCGATCCGGCCGACATCCGGTCGCTGACGGACGCCTCGGACTTCCGGGTCGATCGGTGCGTGCTCTGGCTGAGCTCCTATTCCGGGCGCGCGCCGCTGGAGGCCGCCGAGGTGCACGCACTGCCGCTCGCGTTCGCAGCCCGCTGGCTGTCCGTGCGCATCGAGGGCACGGCCAAGGTGCCGCCGCCCGAGCGCGTGCACTTCAGCCTCCGCGATCTGCCGCGCCCCCTCCTCTGGCTGGCCCGCCACTGGGCAGAGGTCGCGGCCACCCTGGGTTGCCGGCCGCACACAGGCTGA